A region from the Benincasa hispida cultivar B227 chromosome 12, ASM972705v1, whole genome shotgun sequence genome encodes:
- the LOC120092447 gene encoding F-box protein SKIP28: MTGPESSEAKELGISLTSAAEKEDEDITAMSENQEPQNPAAAAGSSFPGVRIEAGPPHEALFLVLSYLPLFELLSMSSVCVSLRDAVEHDVLPWLHIVVDRRLSSRLSDYRLGRIARKAGGRLRTLALINCFKISDSGFHEVVEKNPLLTKLYVPGCTSLTPGGVVRAVKTLSQHSHNLKSLMIGGIYNIENEHLEVLKCHLLENRSLQQQEERQQHHLYREHIDRSKLLSNEFQPVIDVQICPKCSEIRSVYDCSRERCKIKQEKQLLADCRGCISCIPRCEECGGCVDDDEIEEAVCAGILCSSCWLQLPKCNHCNRPYCTRHCQNVSSSTTGFVCEICLETQYG, translated from the exons ATGACCGGACCAGAATCATCCGAAGCTAAGGAATTGGGTATTTCCCTCACATCGGCGGCAGAGAAGGAAGACGAAGACATTACTGCCATGTCTGAGAATCAGGAACCACAAAATCCGGCGGCTGCGGCCGGCAGTTCGTTTCCCGGCGTGCGAATCGAAGCAGGGCCACCGCACGAGGCGTTATTTCTTGTACTGAGTTATCTTCCTCTATTTGAGCTTCTTTCCATGAGCTCAGTCTGTGTATCGCTGAGAGACGCAGTGGAACATGATGTGTTGCCGTGGCTTCACATCGTCGTTGATCGGCGCTTGAGCTCCCGGCTATCCGATTACCGTCTGGGGAGAATCGCCCGGAAGGCCGGTGGTCGCCTTAGAACTTTGGCTTTGATCAATTGTTTTAAGATTTCAGATTCTGGATTTCACGAAGTTGTTGAGAAGAATCCTCTTCTCACCAAG CTTTATGTACCTGGATGCACGAGTTTGACTCCAGGGGGAGTGGTTAGAGCAGTGAAGACTCTATCTCAACATTCCCACAATTTGAAGAGCCTAATGATTGGTGGCATTTACAACATAGAGAATGAACACCTTGAAGTCCTCAAATGCCATCTTCTTGAAAATCGATCGCTGCAGCAGCAGGAGGAGCGACAACAACATCACCTGTATCGTGAGCACATTGACAGGTCGAAGTTATTGAGCAACGAATTCCAGCCAGTGATTGATGTACAAATCTGCCCAAAATGCTCTGAGATAAGGAGTGTTTACGATTGCTCGAGGGAGAGATGCAAGATAAAGCAAGAGAAGCAATTGCTGGCAGATTGCCGGGGTTGCATTTCTTGCATTCCAAGGTGTGAAGAATGCGGTGGATGCGTCGATGATGATGAAATAGAAGAGGCTGTATGTGCAGGTATCTTGTGTTCAAGTTGCTGGCTTCAACTTCCCAAATGCAACCATTGTAATAGGCCATATTGCACACGACACTGTCAAAATGTAAGTAGCTCTACTACTGGATTTGTTTGTGAAATTTGTCTTGAAACTCAATATGGTTGA